In the genome of Andrena cerasifolii isolate SP2316 chromosome 5, iyAndCera1_principal, whole genome shotgun sequence, one region contains:
- the LOC143369018 gene encoding sodium channel protein Nach: MRTYEANESLEYRKKHNALWGSSDRRKRLDRSHFTRTLAKHVKLYCKYTKLAGFKYIVDSSATWFDRVLWSLLYAITVPAMIYTIYHGYLDFIQHPCMTSVETEYFPTQNLNFPGVSICSVNRISRHAAMELANEVFRANVSRFSLEEILGMISQLGDLYDSEFLTQNRSHRIDQLLARYYHGYYDITDVMQRLTPLCEDILLRCRFQADERNCSEIFMFRKTQDGFCCTFNYATKGDDIPLKSGVDHKVEPLKVDNLGEENGLSVLLEPFLNDYFHSLLPITGWKVTLFNPHDYPDATSGGVMDVLVSPRTELSVATEAIVSYSTKNIIPYSLGQRHCVFAEEMAPFRSSYTYSDCIVDCKIEDVWRICNCIHFYLPNRESRRVCNLADVPCLNRHKSKWFSVIPHEDHDTDFIANKTWMLHCLNCYPECSDVRYSAKMFEARLAPGHHNTELLDGFQLENQSVLHVYFSRFGAVKLRQDVVFRWYELLSDASGIGGIFIGFSLIGVMELVYFVWIFVCDLLAAPSSSRANEIQAELKRPKIQSIYWGELYPRTRPNVMTHRRGGCRDKY, from the exons ATGCGTACCTACGAGGCGAACGAGTCTTTAGAGTACAGAAAGAAGCACAATGCTCTCTGGGGTTCGAGCGACCGGCGTAAACGCCTCGACCGGTCGCATTTTACCAGGACGTTGGCGAAACACGTGAAGCTCTACTGCAAGTACACGAAGCTGGCTGGATTCAAGTATATCGTGGACTCTAGTGCGACGTGGTTCGACAG AGTTCTGTGGTCCCTGCTGTACGCGATCACCGTGCCCGCGATGATTTACACGATTTACCATGGCTATCTGGATTTTATACAGCATCCCTGCATGACGAGCGTGGAGACCGAGTACTTCCCCacgcagaatttaaatttcccaG GCGTGTCCATCTGCTCCGTGAATCGTATAAGTCGCCATGCCGCTATGGAATTGGCGAACGAAGT ATTCAGAGCGAACGTCTCTCGCTTCTCGCTGGAGGAGATTCTCGGCATGATCTCGCAGCTGGGCGACCTTTACGATTCCGAGTTCCTCACGCAGAATCGATCGCACCGGATCGATCAACTTTTGGCACGTTATTATCACGGATATTACGACATCACCGACGTAATGCAGCGC CTGACGCCGCTTTGCGAGGACATACTCTTAAGGTGTCGCTTCCAAGCCGATGAAAGAAACTGCTCGGAAATATTCATGTTCCGCAAGACGCAGGACGGATTCTGTTGCACTTTCAATTACGCCACCAAAGGGGACGACATACCGTT AAAAAGCGGCGTCGATCACAAAGTGGAGCCCTTGAAGGTGGACAATTTGGGCGAGGAGAACGGCTTGTCCGTCCTGTTGGAGCCGTTTCTAAACGACTACTTTCACTCCCTGCTCCCCATCACTGGTTGGAAG GTGACGCTCTTCAATCCCCATGATTATCCGGACGCGACCAGTGGAGGTGTGATGGATGTCCTCGTGTCCCCGAGAACGGAGCTGAGCGTGGCCACCGAGGCGATCGTGTCTTACAGCACGAAAAACATTATACCGTACTCGTTGGGGCAACGTCACTGTGTGTTCGCGGAGGAGATGGCCCCGTTCAGGTCTTCGTACACTTACAGCGACTGCATCGTCGACTGCAAGATCGAGGACGTGTGGCGGATCTGCAACTGCATACATTTCTACTTGCCCAACCGGG AATCCAGGAGAGTCTGCAATCTGGCGGATGTACCCTGCCTGAACCGGCACAAAA GCAAGTGGTTCTCCGTCATCCCCCACGAAGATCACGACACAGACTTCATCGCAAACAAAACGTGGATGTTGCATTGCCTTAATTGCTACCCGGAGTGCAGCGACGTGAGATACAGCGCGAAGATGTTCGAGGCTCGCCTGGCGCCCGGTCACCATAACACGGAGCTATT GGACGGCTTCCAGCTGGAGAACCAAAGTGTCCTGCACGTGTACTTCAGCCGATTTGGCGCGGTGAAGCTCAGGCAGGACGTGGTTTTTCGATGGTACGAACTCCTCA GCGACGCCAGCGGCATCGGAGGCATCTTCATCGGTTTCAGCCTAATCGGCGTCATGGAGCTCGTCTACTTCGTCTGGATCTTCGTGTGCGATCTTTTGGCGGCGCCGTCTTCTTCAAGGGCGAACGAGATTCAGGCTGAGCTTAAACGACCAAAGATACAGTCGATTTATTGGGGAGAGCTGTACCCTAGGACGAGGCCTAACGTGATGACACATCGGCGTGGTGGATGTCGTGATAAGTATTAA